One genomic segment of Occultella kanbiaonis includes these proteins:
- a CDS encoding CCA tRNA nucleotidyltransferase translates to MPPTSPIPPRESPAELLRVALGVLAEYAPDAIELGTAFADAGHELALVGGPVRDAFLGRAGVDLDFATSARPDDTERILAAWGDAHWDMGREFGTIGARRGDVIVEVTTYRTEAYDPTSRKPQVAYGDSLDGDLSRRDFTVNSMAVRLPDLTFVDPFDGLTDLANGLLRTPVTAEQSFDDDPLRMMRAARFTAQLGFDVDESVLKAMTAMAERITIVSAERVQSELVRLLMSAAPRRGLELMVYTGLAEHVLPELPGMQLTIDEHHRHKDVYEHSLTVLDQAIDLETGPDGPVPGPDLVLRLAALLHDVGKPATRRLEPGGGVSFHHHEIVGAKLATKRLRELRFDKATIKAVSHLVALHLRFHGYGEAAWTDSAVRRYITDAGDQLERLHRLTRADCTTRNQRKAARLSHAYDDLERRIAALSAEEELKAIRPDLDGTRIMEILQIPAGRDVGAAYKHLLALRMEHGPLGPERAEAELRSWWAARGAD, encoded by the coding sequence GTGCCCCCCACGTCACCGATACCGCCCCGAGAGTCTCCCGCGGAACTGCTGCGCGTCGCGCTCGGTGTGCTCGCCGAGTACGCACCGGACGCGATCGAGCTCGGGACGGCGTTCGCGGACGCCGGCCATGAGCTCGCGCTGGTCGGCGGCCCGGTGCGGGACGCCTTCCTCGGCCGGGCGGGCGTCGACCTGGACTTCGCGACCTCCGCGCGCCCGGACGACACGGAGCGGATCCTGGCCGCGTGGGGGGATGCCCACTGGGACATGGGCCGGGAGTTCGGCACCATCGGAGCCCGGCGCGGGGACGTCATCGTCGAGGTCACCACCTACCGCACCGAGGCCTACGACCCGACCTCCCGCAAGCCGCAGGTGGCGTACGGCGACTCGCTCGACGGCGACCTGTCCCGCCGGGACTTCACCGTCAACTCGATGGCGGTCCGGCTGCCGGACCTGACGTTCGTGGACCCGTTCGACGGGCTCACCGACCTCGCGAACGGGCTGCTGCGCACCCCTGTCACCGCGGAGCAGTCGTTCGACGACGACCCGCTGCGGATGATGCGCGCGGCCCGGTTCACCGCCCAGCTCGGGTTCGACGTCGATGAGTCCGTGCTGAAGGCGATGACGGCGATGGCGGAGCGGATCACGATCGTCTCGGCCGAGCGGGTCCAGTCCGAGCTCGTCCGACTGCTGATGTCGGCCGCTCCGCGGCGCGGCCTCGAGCTGATGGTCTACACCGGGCTGGCCGAGCACGTGCTGCCCGAGTTGCCCGGCATGCAGCTGACCATCGACGAGCACCACCGGCACAAGGACGTCTACGAGCACTCGCTCACCGTGCTCGACCAGGCCATCGACCTCGAGACCGGTCCGGACGGCCCGGTGCCTGGGCCGGACCTGGTGCTGCGCCTCGCGGCGCTGCTCCACGACGTCGGCAAGCCGGCCACCCGGCGGCTCGAGCCGGGCGGTGGCGTGAGCTTCCACCATCACGAGATCGTCGGCGCGAAGCTGGCCACAAAGCGGTTGCGGGAGCTGCGCTTCGACAAGGCGACCATCAAGGCCGTATCCCACCTGGTCGCGCTGCACCTGCGCTTCCACGGGTACGGGGAGGCGGCCTGGACGGACTCGGCTGTGCGCCGGTACATCACCGACGCCGGCGACCAGCTCGAGCGGCTGCACCGGCTGACCCGGGCCGATTGCACCACCCGGAACCAGCGCAAGGCGGCCCGGCTCTCACACGCCTACGACGATCTCGAGCGCCGGATCGCGGCGCTCTCCGCCGAGGAGGAGCTCAAGGCGATCCGACCGGACCTCGACGGCACGCGGATCATGGAGATCCTCCAGATCCCGGCCGGCCGGGACGTCGGCGCCGCGTACAAGCACCTGCTCGCGCTCCGGATGGAGCACGGCCCGCTCGGCCCCGAGCGTGCCGAGGCCGAACTACGCTCCTGGTGGGCGGCCCGCGGGGCCGACTGA
- a CDS encoding NUDIX hydrolase, producing the protein MSAAAPTPRPRAPRPPVTRLRRTHAHSLPVVDETSAGGLVVRVVGGEAYTAVIARRNRAGRLEWCLPKGHLEGAETAEEAAVREIAEETGIEGQVLRHLATIDYWFAGSDRRVHKVVHHYLLEALGGDLTTENDPDHEAEAVAWVALTDVAARLAYPNERRVVATARDMLTGRS; encoded by the coding sequence ATGTCCGCCGCAGCTCCGACCCCTCGACCACGGGCGCCACGGCCCCCGGTCACGCGCCTGCGGCGCACCCACGCGCACTCGCTCCCGGTGGTCGACGAGACCTCCGCCGGCGGCCTCGTGGTGCGGGTCGTCGGTGGCGAGGCGTACACCGCGGTGATCGCGCGCCGCAACCGCGCGGGCCGGCTGGAATGGTGCCTGCCGAAGGGGCACCTCGAGGGCGCCGAGACCGCCGAGGAGGCCGCGGTCCGGGAGATCGCCGAGGAGACCGGGATCGAGGGACAGGTGCTTCGTCACCTCGCCACGATCGACTACTGGTTCGCGGGTTCGGACCGGCGCGTGCACAAGGTGGTCCACCACTATCTGCTCGAGGCGCTCGGCGGCGACCTCACCACGGAGAACGACCCCGACCACGAGGCCGAGGCGGTGGCCTGGGTGGCGCTGACCGATGTCGCGGCCCGGCTGGCCTACCCGAACGAGCGCCGGGTCGTGGCAACCGCCCGGGACATGCTCACCGGGCGCTCATGA
- a CDS encoding DUF6049 family protein, translating to MTRREPRTFHVRAALVACLLGILAAVGPLAPAVTVPAAHAAPGDVTVDITGTTPAVLRPGLDLVVTGTITNETDEVLTDPFVRLRMQTQVPDSRNGLARWLNDDSTSGRVETLTLANLGQDVAPGATAPFTVSIPADRSPFGGTPAWGPRGFEIVVSDGGVTGRARSVLLWYPEAIESAGPTELTVLLPLTPTAQEWSTAAEEGVLVGQVAAGRITALVEATRDLPVAWGLDPVLLELPTGPVPSGEGPDGQEPTQDAGPTEPADEESTGTPDDDATTDPPPSGTAPDDDATEGDDEERDDPVLTAAQLPAFVQLLVDASAQRDVVALSYGDADAITMARADDSTLIDAATDRTAALLAEREVTVLDDVIWPAATDESTLTAIARSGSATVVLPADEVPTTGDLTYTPSGRTEITTVGGDVEAVLWDGPLSDTLTDPDLTTAEAQQSFLAQTAVITRERPNDPRGLMAAMPRDLGTDPSEMERLGTILDSLAEAPWLEVTSLRSLLGRSVGTEGRSYEPAPPDGDRLTTAELARLGETWTELDAFNHVLAEPGALTNGPAVALLSTPSAALIEVPRVRTTLADGAADAVAELRSMITVQAGSSVLLISDASEVPITIDNALDADADVVIQLDPNDPRLQADEVVPATIPANGTTTVRIPVTAVANGDVTVVVLVLPEAGGTPVAEPSSFDVRVRADWESTGLTAAVVVLGVAFVFGLFRTIRRGGRRYPPEAAAALAEADTPSPTDTEDPR from the coding sequence ATGACGCGCCGAGAACCCCGCACCTTCCACGTGCGGGCCGCGCTCGTGGCGTGCCTGCTCGGGATCCTCGCCGCGGTCGGCCCACTCGCTCCCGCCGTGACCGTGCCGGCCGCGCATGCCGCGCCCGGGGACGTCACCGTCGACATCACCGGCACGACCCCGGCCGTGCTCCGACCCGGCCTGGATCTCGTCGTCACCGGCACGATCACCAACGAGACGGACGAGGTCCTCACGGATCCGTTCGTGCGCCTGCGGATGCAGACGCAGGTCCCGGACTCCCGGAACGGCCTGGCCCGGTGGCTGAACGATGACTCCACGTCCGGCCGGGTCGAGACCCTGACCCTGGCGAACCTCGGCCAGGACGTCGCACCCGGCGCCACCGCACCCTTCACGGTCTCGATCCCGGCCGACCGCTCACCGTTCGGCGGCACCCCGGCCTGGGGTCCCCGCGGCTTCGAGATCGTCGTGTCCGACGGCGGCGTCACCGGGCGGGCCAGATCCGTCCTGCTCTGGTACCCGGAGGCGATCGAGTCCGCCGGACCCACCGAGCTGACCGTGCTGCTCCCACTGACCCCCACGGCGCAGGAGTGGAGTACCGCCGCCGAGGAGGGGGTCCTCGTCGGGCAGGTGGCCGCGGGTCGGATCACCGCTCTGGTCGAGGCGACCCGGGACCTGCCGGTCGCGTGGGGCCTCGACCCCGTCCTCCTCGAGCTGCCGACCGGCCCGGTACCGTCCGGCGAGGGCCCCGACGGGCAGGAGCCGACCCAGGACGCCGGCCCGACCGAGCCGGCGGACGAGGAGAGCACCGGCACCCCGGACGACGATGCGACGACCGACCCCCCGCCGTCGGGCACGGCGCCCGACGACGACGCCACCGAGGGTGACGACGAGGAACGTGACGACCCGGTCCTGACCGCGGCGCAACTCCCCGCGTTCGTCCAGCTGCTCGTGGACGCCAGCGCCCAGCGGGACGTCGTCGCCCTGTCCTACGGGGACGCCGACGCCATCACCATGGCCCGGGCGGACGACAGCACGCTGATCGATGCGGCCACCGACCGGACCGCCGCGCTGCTCGCCGAACGGGAGGTGACCGTCCTCGACGACGTGATCTGGCCGGCGGCCACCGACGAGTCGACCCTCACCGCGATCGCCCGGTCCGGGTCGGCGACGGTCGTGCTCCCCGCCGACGAGGTGCCGACCACCGGGGACCTGACCTACACGCCGTCGGGCCGGACCGAGATCACCACTGTGGGCGGGGACGTCGAGGCGGTGCTCTGGGACGGACCGCTCTCCGACACCCTCACCGACCCGGACCTGACCACGGCGGAGGCGCAGCAGTCCTTCCTCGCGCAGACCGCCGTGATCACGCGGGAACGTCCGAACGACCCGCGTGGGCTCATGGCCGCAATGCCGCGCGATCTCGGCACCGACCCGTCCGAGATGGAGCGCCTCGGCACCATCCTCGACTCGCTCGCGGAGGCGCCCTGGCTCGAGGTCACCAGCCTGCGCAGCCTGCTCGGCCGCTCCGTCGGCACGGAGGGCCGGTCGTACGAGCCGGCCCCACCCGACGGTGACCGTCTGACCACCGCGGAGCTCGCCCGGCTGGGCGAGACCTGGACGGAACTCGACGCCTTCAACCACGTCCTCGCCGAACCGGGCGCCCTCACGAACGGGCCTGCCGTCGCCCTGCTGAGCACGCCCTCGGCCGCGCTCATCGAGGTGCCGAGGGTCCGCACCACGCTCGCCGACGGCGCAGCGGACGCCGTCGCCGAGCTGCGCTCGATGATCACGGTCCAGGCCGGGAGCAGCGTGCTGCTCATCTCGGACGCGAGCGAGGTGCCGATCACGATCGACAACGCGCTCGACGCGGACGCGGACGTCGTGATCCAGCTCGACCCGAACGACCCGCGCCTGCAGGCCGACGAGGTGGTGCCGGCGACCATCCCGGCGAACGGCACCACCACGGTGCGGATCCCGGTGACGGCGGTCGCGAACGGGGACGTCACCGTGGTGGTCCTTGTGCTGCCCGAGGCGGGTGGCACACCCGTGGCCGAGCCATCGTCGTTCGACGTCCGGGTCCGCGCGGACTGGGAGAGCACGGGACTGACGGCAGCCGTCGTCGTGCTCGGAGTCGCGTTCGTGTTCGGCCTGTTCCGCACCATCCGCCGGGGCGGGCGGCGGTACCCACCGGAGGCCGCGGCCGCACTCGCCGAGGCCGACACCCCATCACCCACAGACACCGAGGACCCCCGATGA
- the murJ gene encoding murein biosynthesis integral membrane protein MurJ → MSEPRGGLAGSAALMFSGTLVSRILGLIRNALLVAAIFSAGGAADAFSVANKLPNIIYMLLAGGILNAVLVPQIVRAMRRKDGGQEYVNRLLTLAGAFLLLVTVALTLASSLLVTLYAAQFQNGPWGALSVSFAFWCIPQLFFYGMYALLGQVLNARSVFGPYMWAPAANNVIAIAGLVTYLIIFGGFDEANPPPVEAWDAGRIALLAGSATLGVAVQALVLIIPLARSGFRFRPVWGLRNTGLATAGRVATWAFAALAVGQVGYLAVSNLAASAGVASDNDLGVAGNAAYDNAFLIFMLPQSLITVSLVTAMFTRLSEQAASADTRAVRDSLSFGLRTLAVFTVFAAAALMVLAIPVTQVIQFDTASFPAYRAVGGVLVAMLAGLPAIAIWTMAQRVYFAFEDTKSLFGIQVPMAVILIVGSVLSYFLLDVQWWVAGAGAATTVANTVGALVAYLALRRRLPSLDGSRVFLTHLRVFMAAVPAALIGWGLLHLWGVETGFAGALLRVLVLGALMLAIYLILLRRLRVGELDALMRRVSTMAAPATRPLAALAARVPIPAPLRTMWGKISGVPQRIGGAPVNRGTATDLVVGSTIADRYVLLARLAAPLAQSSYWTARDEILQREVRIVTLGGPHREEALDAARRAALVGDERLARILRVGTSDGLGYLVTELSDSPSLADLVRSGPLPAAAARAMVGEAAGAVEAARKRGVHHLHLRPASLLVGERGVVLTGLAVDAAQLGIDGGDARAAARTDSVDLVALLYTALTGTWPGEPARAGGLPLAPRHGGAPVPPGDVVEGIPHDLDTLCSVTFGPHEDGPYTPGELVRDLAPWDDLDPSVLAAARTADDGGTSVPPSGVGHGAAPQGAGPDRSSSAGVAGAAAVAGAAGAAAAAGAGSAAAAGSTATGAAGADSGAATGAGATVGSGTTARYATGADAGPTDAAFPVPDGDPGNVGPPDATTQLSPVRGPVDPSTWTLKPPPEPGRQRPFDDVVRVDEQNPDRTQIIDSYHARHEHAGGSPTGPVSQGSLWQRLGAKGRALVGAVTGALAGVGAGAGTRAAETGAEAAGASGIAGATTAFDGGPAAIDGAPTIGAGPRPAPAPVQAGWDLPAGPEGGADVDATQAGIDDAPLAPAIGAGPLPTLGAPLAGWDLPHDGTDDDLDGASDADRSRSAVGAGAVAAVAGSQRAIGALKENARAVGDRFRRPEAHEDADDEPSEPRPRFNPTPIVIVLMIALVILAGVLAFNSLNEARTSYAPSTDPTATVPADGTDPAATTEPAPEPTTPAPPVVATFVSAQSLDPASGVGDNEDTAGRAIDGNPETTWNSLRYNNPNYGIKDGLGFAVELEAPTLITTVTLDVHGSGGIVQIRNTDPSAPNGGEVLAEGPMGPNTTYTLSTPTELSSIVLWFPELPVAESDGRNRIELAEITVG, encoded by the coding sequence ATGAGCGAACCGCGCGGAGGACTGGCCGGTTCGGCAGCGCTGATGTTCTCCGGGACGCTCGTCTCCCGGATCCTCGGCCTGATCCGCAACGCCCTACTGGTGGCGGCGATCTTCTCGGCCGGCGGTGCCGCGGACGCGTTCTCGGTGGCGAACAAGCTTCCGAACATCATCTACATGCTGCTCGCCGGCGGGATCCTGAACGCCGTCCTGGTGCCACAGATCGTTCGGGCGATGCGCCGCAAGGACGGCGGCCAGGAGTACGTGAACCGGCTACTCACCCTCGCCGGGGCGTTCCTGCTCCTTGTGACGGTGGCGCTGACCCTCGCCTCCAGCCTGCTGGTCACCCTGTACGCGGCACAGTTCCAGAACGGGCCCTGGGGAGCGCTGTCGGTCTCGTTCGCGTTCTGGTGCATCCCTCAGCTCTTCTTCTACGGGATGTACGCGCTGCTCGGTCAGGTCCTGAACGCCCGCTCGGTGTTCGGCCCGTACATGTGGGCCCCGGCGGCGAACAACGTCATCGCGATCGCCGGGCTCGTGACCTACCTGATCATCTTCGGCGGCTTCGACGAGGCCAACCCGCCCCCGGTCGAGGCCTGGGACGCCGGCCGGATCGCGCTCCTCGCGGGGAGCGCGACGCTCGGCGTCGCGGTGCAGGCACTCGTCCTGATCATCCCGCTGGCCCGCAGCGGCTTCCGGTTCCGCCCGGTCTGGGGTCTGCGCAACACGGGCCTGGCCACCGCCGGCCGCGTGGCGACATGGGCGTTCGCCGCACTCGCCGTGGGCCAGGTCGGGTATCTGGCCGTGTCCAACCTGGCGGCGTCGGCAGGTGTCGCAAGCGACAACGACCTCGGCGTGGCCGGGAACGCCGCCTACGACAACGCGTTCCTGATCTTCATGCTGCCGCAGTCGCTGATCACCGTGTCCCTGGTGACGGCGATGTTCACCCGACTGTCGGAGCAGGCCGCGTCCGCCGACACCCGCGCGGTCCGGGACAGCCTGTCCTTCGGGCTGCGGACCCTGGCCGTGTTCACGGTCTTCGCGGCGGCGGCACTGATGGTGCTGGCCATCCCGGTCACGCAGGTGATCCAGTTCGACACCGCCTCGTTCCCGGCGTACCGGGCCGTCGGCGGCGTGCTCGTCGCGATGCTCGCCGGCCTGCCGGCGATCGCGATCTGGACGATGGCCCAGCGGGTCTACTTCGCGTTCGAGGACACGAAGTCGCTGTTCGGCATCCAGGTTCCGATGGCGGTGATCCTCATCGTCGGCAGCGTGCTCAGCTACTTCCTGCTCGACGTGCAGTGGTGGGTCGCCGGTGCCGGTGCGGCCACGACCGTCGCGAACACCGTCGGCGCCCTGGTCGCCTACCTGGCACTGCGCCGGCGGCTCCCGAGCCTCGACGGCAGCCGGGTCTTCCTGACCCACCTGCGGGTGTTCATGGCCGCCGTGCCCGCCGCCCTGATCGGGTGGGGTCTGCTGCACCTGTGGGGCGTCGAGACGGGGTTCGCCGGGGCGCTGCTGCGGGTGCTCGTGCTCGGTGCGCTGATGCTGGCGATCTACCTGATCCTGCTGCGCCGGCTGCGGGTGGGAGAGCTCGATGCCCTGATGCGCAGGGTGTCCACGATGGCGGCCCCCGCAACCCGGCCACTCGCCGCGCTGGCCGCGCGCGTCCCGATACCCGCGCCGTTGCGTACCATGTGGGGAAAGATCAGCGGAGTTCCACAGCGTATCGGAGGCGCCCCCGTGAATCGAGGCACCGCCACGGACCTGGTGGTCGGATCAACCATCGCGGACCGGTACGTCCTGCTCGCGCGGCTCGCGGCCCCCCTGGCACAGAGCAGTTACTGGACCGCACGGGACGAGATCCTGCAGCGCGAGGTCCGGATCGTCACCCTCGGCGGGCCCCATCGCGAGGAGGCGCTCGACGCCGCCCGCCGCGCCGCGCTGGTCGGGGACGAACGCCTGGCCCGAATCCTGCGCGTGGGAACCTCCGACGGTCTGGGCTACCTCGTCACCGAGTTGTCGGACTCCCCGTCCCTCGCCGATCTCGTCCGCTCCGGTCCGCTGCCCGCGGCCGCGGCGCGCGCCATGGTCGGAGAGGCCGCCGGAGCCGTGGAGGCCGCCCGCAAGCGCGGCGTCCACCACCTGCACCTGCGACCGGCTTCACTGTTGGTCGGCGAGCGCGGCGTGGTGCTCACCGGTCTCGCCGTGGACGCGGCCCAGCTCGGCATCGACGGCGGCGACGCGCGCGCGGCGGCACGCACGGACAGCGTCGACCTCGTCGCCCTGCTGTACACGGCGCTGACCGGTACCTGGCCGGGCGAACCCGCTCGTGCCGGCGGGCTGCCACTCGCGCCGCGCCACGGCGGTGCGCCGGTGCCGCCCGGAGACGTGGTCGAGGGCATCCCGCACGACCTCGACACGCTGTGCTCCGTCACGTTCGGTCCGCACGAGGACGGCCCGTACACCCCGGGCGAGCTGGTCCGTGACCTCGCGCCGTGGGACGACCTCGACCCGAGCGTGCTCGCGGCGGCTCGAACCGCGGACGACGGCGGAACTTCCGTGCCGCCGTCGGGCGTGGGTCATGGAGCCGCGCCGCAGGGCGCGGGACCGGATCGGTCATCGTCGGCCGGGGTGGCTGGTGCGGCCGCCGTGGCCGGCGCCGCGGGTGCGGCTGCCGCCGCTGGTGCCGGCTCCGCGGCTGCCGCTGGCTCCACGGCCACCGGAGCGGCCGGGGCCGATTCCGGCGCCGCAACTGGCGCGGGGGCGACGGTCGGATCCGGGACCACCGCGCGCTACGCAACCGGGGCCGACGCCGGGCCGACCGACGCCGCCTTTCCGGTGCCCGACGGGGACCCTGGAAACGTCGGCCCGCCGGACGCGACCACCCAGCTGTCCCCGGTGCGTGGACCCGTGGACCCGAGTACGTGGACCTTGAAGCCGCCGCCCGAGCCTGGCCGGCAGCGACCCTTCGACGATGTGGTGCGAGTGGACGAGCAGAACCCGGACCGTACCCAGATCATCGACAGCTACCACGCCCGTCATGAGCACGCGGGCGGCAGCCCGACGGGGCCGGTGTCGCAGGGGTCGCTGTGGCAGCGTCTCGGCGCCAAGGGCCGTGCCCTCGTCGGTGCGGTCACCGGAGCGCTCGCGGGCGTCGGAGCAGGCGCGGGCACCCGCGCTGCCGAGACCGGAGCCGAAGCCGCCGGCGCGTCCGGCATCGCGGGCGCCACGACGGCGTTCGACGGCGGGCCGGCCGCCATCGACGGCGCTCCCACCATCGGGGCCGGACCGCGCCCTGCCCCGGCTCCCGTGCAGGCGGGCTGGGACCTGCCCGCCGGACCCGAGGGCGGTGCCGACGTCGATGCGACTCAGGCCGGGATCGACGACGCACCACTCGCTCCTGCGATCGGCGCCGGACCGCTGCCAACCCTCGGCGCGCCGTTGGCGGGCTGGGACCTGCCCCACGATGGCACCGACGACGACCTCGACGGTGCCTCGGACGCTGACCGGTCCCGCTCCGCCGTCGGCGCCGGGGCCGTGGCCGCCGTCGCCGGTTCGCAACGGGCCATCGGTGCCCTGAAGGAGAACGCGCGAGCGGTCGGAGACCGGTTCCGACGTCCCGAGGCCCACGAGGACGCCGACGACGAGCCGAGCGAGCCCCGCCCACGATTCAATCCGACCCCGATCGTCATCGTGCTGATGATCGCCCTCGTCATTCTCGCGGGGGTCCTCGCCTTCAACTCGCTCAACGAGGCACGCACGTCCTACGCACCTTCGACCGACCCGACGGCGACGGTGCCGGCCGACGGCACCGACCCCGCCGCGACGACGGAGCCGGCCCCGGAACCGACCACGCCAGCACCACCGGTCGTCGCCACGTTCGTCTCGGCGCAGTCGCTCGACCCGGCCTCCGGTGTCGGCGACAACGAGGACACGGCCGGCCGGGCGATCGACGGCAACCCGGAGACCACCTGGAACTCGCTCCGGTACAACAACCCGAACTACGGGATCAAGGACGGCCTCGGGTTCGCCGTCGAGCTCGAGGCGCCCACGCTGATCACGACCGTCACCCTCGACGTGCACGGCAGCGGCGGCATCGTGCAGATCCGCAACACCGACCCGAGCGCACCCAACGGCGGCGAGGTCCTCGCCGAGGGCCCGATGGGACCGAACACGACGTACACCCTGTCCACACCCACCGAGCTCAGCTCGATCGTCCTGTGGTTCCCTGAACTGCCGGTCGCGGAGTCCGACGGCCGGAACCGGATCGAACTCGCGGAGATCACGGTCGGCTGA